One genomic window of Halictus rubicundus isolate RS-2024b chromosome 12, iyHalRubi1_principal, whole genome shotgun sequence includes the following:
- the LOC143359810 gene encoding ATP-binding cassette sub-family F member 1, whose translation MSTNKKDSDVTDVTKKISEMDVEETVKKLTHKEKKKLKKQQEYEKTMEMMMKTGGQGHSELESNFTVSQSQTHQRTNQQLEHAVDIKVENFSIAAKGKELFTNASLLIAQGRRYGLVGPNGHGKTTLLRHIAKRLFSIPPNIDVLYCEQEVIADDTPAVEVVLNADEKCKELLTECKKLEGLVEQGDTTVQSRLQEVYEELKIIGADSAEPRARRILAGLGFSRSMQDRATKNFSGGWRMRVSLARALFLEPTLLLLDEPTNHLDLNAVIWLDNYLQAWKKTLLIVSHDQSFLDNVCTDIIHLDQQKLFYYKGNYSMFKKMYEQKRKEMIKAYEKQEKRLKDMKSSGQSKKQAEKKQKEVLTRKQEKNRTKMQKQEDDNAPTELLQKPREYIVKFSFPDPPPLQPPILGLHNVSFSYQGQKSLFIEVDFGIDLSSRVAIVGPNGVGKSTFLKLLTGDLQPLKGDLIRNHRLRIGKFDQHSGEHLTAEETPSEYLMRLFNLPYEKARKQLGTFGLSSHAHTIKMKDLSGGQKARVALAELCLNAPDVVILDEPTNNLDIESIDALADAINEYKGGVIIVSHDERLIRDTECCLYVIENQQINEIDGDFDDYRKELLESLGEVINNPSIAANAAVLQ comes from the exons ATGTCAACGAACAAGAAAGATTCGGACGTTACGGATGTCACGAAAAAGATATCCGAAATGGACGTGGAGGAGACAGTGAAGAAGCTGACGCACaaagagaagaagaaactgAAGAAGCAGCAGGAATATGAGAAAACGATGGAGATGATGATGAAGACCGGTGGCCAGGGTCACAGCGAGCTCGAGTCAAATTTCACCGTTTCCCAGTCGCAGACTCATCAACGCACCAATCAACAGTTGGAGCATGCCGTCGACATTAaggttgaaaatttcagtaTAGCTGCTAAAGGAAAAGAGCTCTTCACCAATGCCAGTCTGTTGATAGCTCAGGGTAGGCGTTACGGTCTGGTAGGACCAAACGG CCATGGGAAAACCACCTTGTTACGTCATATAGCGAAAAGATTATTCAGCATTCCTCCCAACATAGACGTTTTATATTGCGAACAAGAAGTTATTGCGGATGACACGCCAGCCGTTGAAGTAGTGCTGAATGCGGATGAAAAATGCAAGGAATTATTGACAGAGTGCAAAAAATTAGAAGGACTTGTAGAACAGGGTGACACGACAGTTCAGAGTAGATTACAGGAG GTGTATgaagaattgaaaattattgGTGCAGATTCCGCGGAACCGCGTGCCAGAAGAATTCTTGCCGGTTTAGGATTCAGTCGTTCTATGCAAGATCGTGCGACAAAAAATTTTTCTGGTGGCTGGCGTATGCGCGTTTCCCTGGCGAGAGCATTGTTTTTAGAGCCTACTCTATTGTTGCTCGACGAACCGACGAATCATTTAGATCTAAATGCTGTTATTTGGCTGGACAATTACTTGCAAGCTTGGAAAAAGACTCTGCTCATTGTTTCCCACGACCAGAGTTTCTTGGACAATGTGTGCACAGATATAATCCATTTAGAtcaacaaaaattgttttattataaagGAAATTATAGTATGTTTAAGAAAATGTATGAACAAAAAAGAAAGGAGATGATCAAAGCATACGAGAAACAAGAAAAAAGACTGAAGGATATGAAATCCTCGGGTCAGAGTAAAAAACAAgcagaaaagaaacaaaaagaagtgtTAACTAGGAAGCAGGAGAAGAATAGAACGAAAATGCAGAAACAAGAGGATGATAATGCTCCTACGGAGTTGTTACAGAAACCTAGAGAATATATAGTTAAATTCAGTTTCCCCGATCCACCTCCTTTGCAGCCACCTATTCTTGGTCTTCACA ATGTTTCGTTCTCGTACCAGGGGCAAAAGTCACTATTTATCGAAGTTGATTTTGGAATAGACTTGAGCTCCAGAGTAGCTATAGTAGGACCTAATGGTGTTGGCAAATCTACGTTCCTGAAATTGTTAACAGGCGACTTACAACCTCTCAAAGGTGACTTAATAAGAAATCATCGATTG AGAATAGGAAAATTCGACCAGCACTCAGGCGAACATCTAACCGCTGAGGAAACACCGTCGGAATATTTGATGCGTTTGTTTAATCTTCCATACGAGAAAGCGAGGAAACAATTAGGAACGTTCGGACTTAGCTCTCACGCGCATACGATTAAAATGAAAGATTTGTCTGGCGGTCAAAAGGCGCGTGTCGCGTTAGCAGAATTATGTTTGAATGCGCCCGATGTTGTAATTCTAGATGAACCGACGAACAATTTAGACATAGAATCCATCGATGCCTTGGCTGATGCGATCAACGAATACAAAGGCGGAGTTATTATAGTTTCCCACGACGAACGTCTGATCAGAGACACGGAATGTTGTTTATACGTAATCGAGAATCAACAAATCAATGAAATCGATGGAGACTTCGATGACTATAGGAAAGAATTGTTGGAAAGTCTGGGTGAAGTTATAAATAATCCGAGTATAGCTGCAAACGCGGCAGTCCTACAATGA